The Carassius auratus strain Wakin chromosome 5, ASM336829v1, whole genome shotgun sequence genome includes a window with the following:
- the txnrd2.2 gene encoding thioredoxin reductase 2, tandem duplicate 2: protein MAAFSRGRQRIKVLCRFRTLIFTRNFTACTFDYDLVVIGGGSGGLACSKEAAQLGQRVAVLDYVEPSLKGTKWGLGGTCVNVGCIPKKLMHQAALLGTAVKDARKYGWQIPESLSHDWSTMAEAVQNHVKSLNWGHRVQLQDKKVKYLNMKGSLVDKHTIRAVNAKGKEMTVTAKNIVLATGGRPKYPTHVPGAMEFGITSDDVFWLKESPKKTLVVGASYVALECAGFLTGIGLDTTVMVRSIALRGFDQQMSGLVTDYMEAYGTKFSWKCTPKSIEKLSSGLLRVTWMDLNTKEEHQDTFNSVLWAVGRASETKTLNLEKVGVEINKETGKIIVAADEATSMPNIFAIGDIAEGRPELTPTAIKAGKLLARRLVGHSTELMNYDNVATTVFTPLEYGCVGLSEEEAERRHGKDQIEVYHAFYKPLEFTVAERDASQCYIKVVCLREGDQRVLGMHFTGPNAGEVTQGFSVGFQCGLTYEHLRNTVGIHPTCAEELIKLNITKRSGLDATVTGC, encoded by the exons ATGGCTGCCTTCAGCAGAGGCAGGCAGAGGATAAAAGTTCTCTGCCGCTTTAGGACTTTAATATTTACAAGAAACTTTACAG CATGTACATTTGATTATGATCTGGTGGTGATTGGTGGAGGCTCTGGAGGTTTGGCATGTTCAAAAGAAG CTGCCCAATTAGGGCAGAGAGTTGCCGTCTTGGACTACGTCGAACCTTCACTGAAAG GCACAAAGTGGGGTCTTGGTGGCACGTGTGTGAATGTCGGCTGTATTCCAAAGAAGCTTATGCATCAGGCGGCACTGCTTGGCACTGCTGTCAAAGATGCTAGGAAGTATGGCTGGCAAATCCCAGAATCCCTGTCACATGACTG GTCTACAATGGCTGAGGCTGTCCAGAACCATGTGAAGTCTCTAAACTGGGGTCACAGAGTTCAACTACAAGACAA GAAGGTGAAATATTTGAATATGAAGGGCAGTCTGGTGGATAAACACACTATCAGAGCTGTAAATGCCAAAGGGAAAGAG ATGACAGTGACCGCTAAAAACATTGTGTTAGCTACTGGTGGACGGCCGAAGTACCCTACACAT GTCCCAGGAGCCATGGAGTTCGGTATCACAAGTGATGATGTCTTCTGGCTCAAAGAGTCTCCCAAAAAAAC gttggTTGTTGGTGCCAGTT ATGTAGCATTGGAATGTGCCGGCTTTCTTACAGGCATTGGACTGGACACCACAGTGATGGTGCGCAGTATCGCCCTCCGGGGGTTTGATCAG CAAATGTCTGGTTTAGTGACAGACTACATGGAGGCCTATGGCACCAAGTTCTCCTGGAAGTGTACACCAAAAAGCATAGAAAAGCTCTCATCTGGGCTTCTGCGGGTGACATGGATGGATCTAAACACTAAAGAGGAACATCAAGACACCTTCAACTCAGTACTTTGGGCTGTAG GGAGAGCTTCTGAAACCAAGACCCTAAATTTGGAGAAGGTTGGCGTGGAGATCAACAAAGAAACGGGGAAGATAATCGTAGCCGCTGACGAAGCCACATCCATGCCTAACATTTTCGCTATCGGAGACATCGCTGAG GGTCGTCCTGAGTTGACCCCGACAGCCATTAAGGCTGGAAAGCTCCTGGCCCGCAGACTGGTGGGCCATTCCACTGAGCTCATGAACTATGACAAT GTGGCCACTACAGTGTTCACTCCACTAGAATATGGCTGTGTAGGTCTGTCTGAAGAAGAGGCTGAAAGACGACATGGAAAAGACCAGATTGAG GTGTACCATGCCTTCTACAAACCCCTGGAGTTCACCGTGGCTGAGAGAGATGCATCGCAGTGCTATATCAAG GTGGTTTGTCTACGGGAGGGGGATCAGCGCGTGCTGGGTATGCATTTTACCGGACCGAACGCTGGTGAGGTCACCCAGGGCTTTTCTGTGGGCTTCCA GTGTGGGCTTACCTACGAACACCTCAGGAACACGGTCGGGATTCACCCCACCTGCGCCGAGGAGCTCATCAAGCTCAACATCACTAAACGCTCCGGTCTTGACGCCACAGTAACAGGCTGCTGA
- the pebp1 gene encoding phosphatidylethanolamine-binding protein 1 yields MPVDITEWTGSLALTEVEEQPAKPLTVKYGSLEIDSLGKVFTPTQVQNPPTSIEWEGCDPGKLYTLAMTDPDAPSRKDPKFREWHHFLVVNMKGNDISSGCVMSDYVGAGPPKGTGLHRYVWLVYEQPGSISCTERVLSNRSGDNRGKFKIQGFRKKYGLGAPIAGSCFQAEWDNYVPKLYEQLAGK; encoded by the exons ATGCCTGTGGATATTACTGAATGGACAGGTTCTCTAGCGCTTACAGAGGTGGAGGAACAACCAGCCAAGCCTCTAACTGTCAAATATGGATCTTTGGAAATTGACTCGCTGGGGAAAGTGTTCACTCCTACTCAG gTGCAAAATCCGCCCACATCCATTGAGTGGGAGGGATGTGACCCTGGCAAGCTGTACACATTGGCCATGACCGATCCAGACGCACCCAGCCGAAAAGACCCCAAATTTCG GGAATGGCACCACTTCCTTGTCGTCAACATGAAAGGAAATGACATCTCCAGTGGATGTGTCATGTCGGACTATGTTGGTGCAGGACCCCCCAAGGGAACAG GTCTCCATCGTTACGTGTGGCTGGTTTATGAACAACCAGGCAGCATCAGCTGCACCGAACGTGTGCTCTCCAATCGTTCTGGAGATAATCGTGGCAAATTCAAGATCCAGGGTTTCCGGAAGAAATACGGCCTCGGGGCTCCAATCGCAGGGTCTTGTTTCCAGGCAGAGTGGGACAACTATGTGCCCAAACTTTACGAACAGCTTGCTGGCAAATAA
- the taok3a gene encoding serine/threonine-protein kinase TAO3 isoform X2, whose translation MFSRVVYFANMFGLRNSGGSYEKLNEQFDLDTPFFQVTRQIHEHEQENELREQMSGYKRMRRQHQKQLIALENKLKAEMDEHRLKLQKELETHANNAFIELEKLAKKHAIQTDKEMKTLGADEKKFQQQIMAQQKKELTNFLDNQKKQYKLCKEKIKEEMSEDHSTPKKEKQERLSKHKENIQHSQAEEEAQLLGQQRAFYDRNCRAFKRKIMVKRHEFEQEQLREELNKKKTQKEMEHAMLIRQDESTQELEHRQLKTLQKLRMDLIRLQHQTELENQIEYNNRRERELHRKHVLELRQQPKNLKAMELQIKKQFQDTCKVQTKQYKALRHHQLEVTPKSEHKTVLKALKDEQTRKLAILAEQYEQSINEMMATQALRLDEAQEAECQALRQQLQQEMELLSAYQSKIKIQTEAQHEREQQKLEQKVSLRRAHLEQKIEEELASLQKERTDRIKHLLDRQEREIDAFDMESLRMGFNNLGALDYPKDDYR comes from the exons ATGTTCTCACGGGTGGTTTATTTCGCCAACATGTTTGGCTTGAGGAATTCAGGTGGGAGTTACGAGAAACTCAACGAACAGTTTGATCTGGACACGCCCTTTTTCCAG GTAACGCGACAGATCCACGAACATGAGCAGGAAAATGAGCTCCGAGAGCAGATGTCAGGGTACAAACGCATGCGACGGCAGCACCAGAAGCAGCTGATTGCTCTGGAGAACAAGCTGAAGGCAGAGATGGATGAGCACAGGCTGAAGCTCCAAAAAGAACTGGAAACCCACGCCAACAATGCCTTCATTGAGCTGGAGAAACTTGCCAAGAAGCACGCCATCCAAACTGACAAAGAA ATGAAAACACTGGGAGCTGATGAGAAGAAGTTCCAGCAGCAAATCATGGCCCAGCAGAAGAAAGAGCTCACCAACTTCCTTGATAACCAGAAGAAACAGTATAAGCTGTGCAAGGAGAAGATCAAAGAG GAAATGAGTGAAGACCATAGCACGCCTAAGAAAGAGAAGCAGGAGAGGCTCTCCAAGCACAAGGAGAACATTCAGCACTCTCAGGCTGAAGAAGAGGCTCAGCTGCTGGGTCAGCAGAGGGCTTTCTACGATAGAAACTGCAGGGCCTTCAAACGCAAGATCATGGTCAAGAGACACGAGTTTGAGCAGGAGCAGTTACGAGAG gaGTTGAATAAGAAGAAGACCCAGAAGGAAATGGAGCATGCTATGTTGATCAGACAAGACGAGTCGACTCAAGAACTTGAGCACAGACAGCTGAAGACGCTACAGAAACTTCGCATGGATCTGATCCGCCTGCAGCACCAAACAGAGCTGGAGAACCAGATCGAATACAACAaccggagagagagagaactgcacAGGAAACATGTGCTCGAACTACGGCAGCAGCCCAAGAACCTCAAG GCTATGGAGCTTCAGATAAAGAAACAGTTCCAGGATACGTGTAAAGTCCAGACAAAACAGTACAAGGCCCTGCGGCACCATCAGCTAGAGGTGACCCCCAAAAGCGAGCACAAGACGGTGTTGAAAGCCCTGAAGGATGAGCAAACGCGCAAACTGGCCATCCTGGCCGAGCAGTACGAGCAGAGCATCAACGAGATGATGGCAACACAGGCA ctCCGTCTGGATGAGGCTCAGGAGGCGGAGTGCCAGGCACTGAGGCAGCAGCTGCAGCAGGAGATGGAGTTACTCAGTGCGTACCAGAGCAAGATCAAGATTCAGACCGAGGCTCAGCACGAGCGTGAGCAACAGAAACTGGAGCAGAAAGTCTCACTGCGCCGAGCGCACCTTGAACAGAAG ATTGAGGAGGAGCTGGCTTCTCTTCAGAAAGAGCGCACTGACCGAATCAAACACCTGCTGGACCGTCAGGAGAGAGAAATCGACGCCTTCGATATGGAGAGCCTTCGTATGGGTTTCAATAACTTGGGTGCTTTGGACTACCCTAAAGATGACTACAGATGA